Proteins encoded together in one Allomeiothermus silvanus DSM 9946 window:
- a CDS encoding rhodanese-like domain-containing protein — translation MLSRRRLLALLPLLPWAQAQAGCEDWTVRFGEFIERVPPASYLVYPTEARDLLLFDPFILDVRTREERGRGYIPRSVHIYAGEVPKRLSELPKDRSALVLVYCASGSVSAVIAAYLQSLGYANAKNIAHGFKGWLDAGLPVEGERP, via the coding sequence ATGCTCTCCCGCAGACGGCTCCTCGCCCTCCTCCCCCTGCTCCCTTGGGCCCAGGCCCAGGCCGGGTGTGAGGATTGGACGGTGCGTTTCGGGGAGTTCATCGAGCGGGTACCCCCCGCCAGCTACCTGGTCTACCCTACCGAGGCGCGCGACCTGCTGCTGTTCGATCCTTTCATCCTGGACGTGCGCACCCGGGAGGAGCGGGGCCGGGGGTACATCCCGCGCTCGGTACACATCTACGCGGGAGAGGTACCCAAGCGGCTTTCCGAACTACCTAAGGACCGTAGCGCCCTGGTCTTGGTCTACTGTGCCAGCGGCAGCGTGAGCGCGGTGATCGCGGCCTATCTACAATCGTTGGGCTACGCCAACGCAAAGAATATCGCACACGGATTCAAGGGCTGGCTGGATGCCGGTCTGCCCGTGGAAGGAGAGCGACCATGA
- a CDS encoding translation initiation factor 2 — MKRFWVLGVVLGLAWAQSIQVEVKGELAQVETQALAALKANGLEPDRILNLGGQIRQITGAAFPDYHLVVLKPEAGSLAAASKNPMAAIVLPPTVYVHAAKAGVTTVGTFDGRLMFSLLGVAGPETDGLTSRLEASLGRLGKLERIAPAMMPDPKSGMMPALLYFVSGAKAEDMVLLLEGELTSRGLNLTPNIKVGPATVIMPCKSEWARIMFSAQPAGGFAAPCRFFAVDMPGGALVGAIEPMLMTIMPGVMGSPAVAMLQEARKTIREVLESTGGVPYRPGQ; from the coding sequence ATGAAGCGTTTCTGGGTTTTGGGAGTGGTGTTAGGTTTGGCCTGGGCGCAGTCCATCCAGGTAGAGGTGAAGGGGGAACTGGCCCAGGTCGAGACGCAGGCCCTGGCGGCCTTGAAGGCCAACGGCCTCGAGCCCGACCGCATCTTGAACCTGGGGGGGCAGATCCGGCAGATCACCGGGGCCGCGTTTCCCGACTACCACCTGGTGGTGCTCAAGCCCGAGGCCGGAAGCCTGGCCGCGGCCTCCAAAAACCCCATGGCGGCCATCGTCCTCCCCCCCACGGTCTACGTGCACGCGGCCAAGGCCGGGGTGACCACGGTGGGAACCTTTGACGGACGCCTGATGTTTAGCCTGCTCGGCGTGGCTGGCCCCGAAACCGACGGGCTTACCTCCCGGCTCGAGGCCAGCCTGGGCCGGTTGGGCAAGCTCGAGCGCATCGCTCCGGCCATGATGCCCGATCCCAAGTCGGGGATGATGCCGGCCTTGCTCTACTTCGTGAGCGGGGCCAAGGCTGAGGACATGGTACTGCTGCTGGAGGGGGAACTCACCTCTCGCGGCCTCAACCTCACCCCAAATATTAAAGTCGGCCCGGCCACGGTGATCATGCCCTGCAAGAGCGAGTGGGCCCGGATTATGTTCAGTGCGCAGCCGGCCGGAGGATTTGCCGCCCCCTGCCGCTTCTTCGCCGTGGATATGCCCGGCGGAGCGCTGGTGGGGGCGATCGAGCCCATGCTCATGACCATCATGCCCGGCGTGATGGGCTCGCCCGCGGTGGCCATGCTCCAGGAGGCTAGAAAAACCATTCGCGAGGTTCTGGAAAGCACCGGAGGGGTCCCCTACCGTCCGGGGCAGTAA
- a CDS encoding FAD-dependent oxidoreductase — protein MSKLNRRQLLKAGAALTAAGTLASQAFAQQEFYARPPTLLPARRTARVVVVGGGWGGTTVARKVKQQRPEAEVVLIEPKPLFMSCPMSNLFLAGVKPLEFLVFDYTQVVNDGVVFVQERVLDINRDRRLVRTTGGYLAYDFLVLAPGIDYMYEAIPGYAEVKHLLPVGFKPFEHVALRRMLDRFDETGGELVMYIPNPPYRCPPGPYERAAMLAWRLKTKGVKGKVIVLDANPQPISKAPGFLAAYNDLYKNQLEYIPNTRITGLDYEKKRVKTELGDVPFTLADLIPPMKAAEIVRQVGLGERWANVQPPYFLSEKDERVYLVGDITGNTPYPKSGMIAYVSGNIVARHISQRLGGKALAEIPPELPTNVCYSFVDSEEAIWVSNAYSWDEAAKQIKAQSTVDNQRSAANSTAAYGWAQSLWQDMFGPRA, from the coding sequence ATGTCCAAACTCAACCGCCGTCAGCTTCTCAAAGCAGGAGCCGCCCTCACCGCGGCCGGTACTCTGGCCAGCCAGGCCTTCGCTCAACAGGAGTTTTACGCACGCCCCCCCACCCTGCTCCCGGCCCGTCGCACGGCCCGGGTGGTAGTAGTGGGTGGAGGCTGGGGTGGCACCACCGTGGCCCGCAAGGTCAAGCAGCAGCGCCCTGAGGCCGAGGTGGTGCTCATTGAGCCGAAGCCCCTGTTCATGTCCTGCCCCATGTCCAACCTCTTCCTAGCGGGGGTCAAGCCCTTGGAGTTTCTGGTCTTCGATTACACCCAGGTGGTCAACGATGGGGTGGTCTTCGTCCAGGAAAGGGTGTTAGATATCAACCGCGACCGGCGGCTGGTCCGGACTACCGGGGGCTACCTGGCCTACGACTTCCTGGTGCTCGCACCCGGCATCGACTACATGTACGAGGCCATCCCCGGCTACGCCGAGGTGAAGCACCTCCTGCCGGTGGGGTTCAAGCCCTTCGAGCACGTGGCCTTGCGGCGAATGCTGGACCGGTTCGACGAGACCGGGGGGGAGTTGGTCATGTACATCCCCAACCCCCCCTACCGCTGTCCCCCCGGGCCCTACGAGCGGGCGGCCATGCTGGCCTGGCGGCTGAAGACCAAAGGGGTAAAGGGAAAGGTCATCGTGCTGGACGCCAATCCCCAGCCCATCTCCAAGGCCCCCGGCTTCCTTGCCGCCTATAACGATCTCTACAAAAACCAGCTCGAGTACATTCCCAATACCCGCATCACCGGCCTGGACTACGAGAAGAAGCGGGTGAAGACCGAACTGGGGGACGTACCCTTCACCCTGGCCGACCTGATCCCCCCCATGAAGGCCGCCGAGATCGTGCGGCAGGTGGGGCTCGGGGAGCGCTGGGCCAACGTGCAACCCCCCTACTTCCTTTCCGAGAAGGACGAGCGGGTCTACCTGGTGGGGGACATCACCGGCAACACCCCCTACCCCAAAAGCGGCATGATCGCCTACGTCTCCGGCAACATCGTAGCCCGGCACATCAGCCAGCGGCTAGGGGGCAAGGCCCTGGCCGAGATCCCTCCGGAGCTGCCGACCAACGTCTGTTACTCGTTTGTGGACTCGGAGGAGGCCATCTGGGTGTCGAACGCTTACTCCTGGGATGAGGCGGCGAAACAGATCAAGGCCCAAAGTACCGTGGACAACCAGCGCTCCGCGGCCAACAGCACCGCCGCCTACGGCTGGGCCCAAAGCCTGTGGCAGGACATGTTTGGTCCGCGCGCGTGA